The following coding sequences lie in one Xiphias gladius isolate SHS-SW01 ecotype Sanya breed wild chromosome 24, ASM1685928v1, whole genome shotgun sequence genomic window:
- the abitram gene encoding protein Abitram codes for MDGIEQKETEENAPSVIDRYYTRWYRADMKGKPCEDHCILQHSNRICVVTLAETHPILQNGRTIKSINYQISNACSRLNNKVSGKSKRGGQFLTDFAPLCRITCTDETEYTIYSCIRGRLLEVNENILETPTLLLEKPSTEGYIAVILPKFEESKSITENLVSREEFESIVSKRSVTESQPS; via the exons atgGACGGCAtagaacagaaagaaacagaagaaaatgcgCCTTCAGTTATCGACCGGTATTACACACGGTGGTACAGAGCCG ATATGAAGGGGAAACCGTGTGAGGACCACTGCATCCTGCAGCATTCAAACAG AATATGCGTTGTCACATTAGCAGAGACTCACCCGATCCTTCAAAATGGGAGGACAATCAAGAGCATCAATTACCAGATCAGTAATGCCTGCAGTCGGCTGAACAATAAAGTGTCTGGGAAGTCCAAGCGG GGCGGTCAGTTCCTTACTGATTTTGCACCTCTATGTAGGATAACATGCACAGATGAAACCGAATACACAATCTACAG CTGCATCCGGGGCCGTCTTCTTGAGGTCAATGAGAATATTTTAGAAACACCTACTCTCTTGCTGGAAAag CCATCTACTGAAGGATACATTGCCGTCATCCTGCCAAAGTTTGAGGAGAGCAAGAGCATAACGGAGAATCTCGTGAGCAGAGAGGAGTTTGAGAGCATTGTCTCCAAACGAAGTGTCACTGAATCACAACCCTCTTGA
- the sla1a gene encoding src like adaptor 1a, translated as MGNMMRGVSARDKVKTENHESSQKSSEDDMVVVLQDYPSPEVSEPIYRMGEKLRVIVQEDYWWRVRSVQTGRENYIPRSHVARVYHGWLFEGVERQKAEELLLLPGNRMGSFLVRESTRERGRYSLSVKHRIVKHYRISRLDNSWYYISPRLTFQCLEDMINHYSDSADGLCCVLTSPCVSGTTPQSDISPEAPPVVMRRNFDWKKVDRRQLVSTESCSDNVVSYGVRNSIAAYLSFSGDQDPAWIKAQSRKKKSKSVYALPENSLANIVYDNDV; from the exons ATGGGGAATATGATGAGAGGTGTGAGTGCCAGGGACAAGGTCAAAACTGAAAACCATGAAAGCTCTCAAAAGA GTTCAGAAGACGACATGGTGGTGGTGCTCCAGGACTACCCTTCTCCCGAAGTCAGCGAGCCCATCTACAGAATGGGGGAGAAGCTCAGAGTCATCGTACA GGAGGACTATTGGTGGAGAGTTCGCTCTGTCCAAACTGGCCGTGAGAACTACATACCTAGAAGTCATGTGGCAAGAGTGTACCACGG TTGGCTGTTTGAGGGGGTGGAGAGGCAAAAGGCTGAAGAACTGCTGCTTCTACCTGGGAACAGAATGGGCTCCTTTCTGGTGCGGGAGAGCACCAGGGAAAGAG GTCGGTATTCACTCTCGGTGAAGCACAGGATTGTAAAGCACTATCGTATTTCCAGACTGGACAACAGCTGGTACTATATCTCCCCCCGCCTCACTTTCCAGTGCCTTGAGGATATGATCAACCACTACTCTG ACTCTGCAGATGGCCTATGTTGTGTCTTAACCTCTCCCTGTGTGTCTGGCACGACCCCACAATCAGACATAAGTCCTGAAGCTCCACCTGTAGTCATGCGACGCAACTTTGACTGGAAGAAAGTAGACAG GAGACAGCTGGTCAGCACAGAAAGCTGCAGTGACAACGTGGTGAGCTACGGTGTCAGAAACAGCATCGCTGCCTACCTGTCCTTTTCTGGGGATCAAGACCCTGCATGGATAAAAGCCcaaagcagaaagaagaaaagcaaatcTGTTTATGCTCTCCCTGAAAACAGCCTCGCAAATATTGTCTATGACAATGACGTCTAG